TGGGATGAGTCAGCGTGTAATGATTGCCATGGCGATCGCCTGTCGGCCAAAACTGCTGATTGCCGATGAACCAACAACGGCGCTGGATGTGACGATTCAGGCGCAGATCATCGAGCTGCTGCTCGAGTTGCAGCAGAAAGAGAATATGGCACTGGTGCTGATCACGCATGACCTGGCGTTGGTGGCGGAAGCAGCGCATAAAATTATCGTGATGTATGCCGGGCAGGTTGTGGAGACGGGAGCCGCGAATGATATCTTCCGCGCACCACGTCACCCTTATACTCAGGCGTTGTTACGGGCACTCCCGGAATTTGCTCAGGATAAAGCGCGTCTGGCGTCATTGCCGGGTGTGGTTCCGGGTAAATATGACCGTCCTGAGGGGTGTTTGCTCAACCCTCGTTGCCCGTATGCGACCGATAAATGCCGTTCTGTAGAGCCGGAGCTTGCACTACTTGGTGACGGCCGCCAGTCGAAATGCCATTACCCACTCGATGATGCCGGGAGGCCAACACTATGAGTACGCAACAGGCCGCCGCGCAACAACTGCTGTTGCAGGCTATCGATCTGAAAAAACATTATCCGGTGAAGAAGGGACCATTCTCTCCTGAACGCCTGGTAAAAGCGCTGGATGGCGTATCGTTCACGCTGGAGCGTGGTAAAACGCTGGCGGTGGTGGGAGAGTCCGGCTGTGGGAAATCCACGCTGGGTCGACTGCTGACAATGATAGAAACGCCCACAGGCGGCGAGCTCTATTATCAGGGGCAGGATCTGCTTAAGCATGACCCGCATGCGCAGAAACTGCGTCGCCAGAAAATCCAGATTGTCTTCCAGAACCCGTATGGCTCGCTTAACCCACGCAAGAAAGTGGGGCAGATTCTGGAAGAACCGCTGCTGATTAATACCAGCCTCTCCAAAGAGCAGCGCCGTGAGAAAGCGTTGGCGATGATGGCGAAAGTGGGTTTGAAAACCGAACATTACGATCGCTATCCGCATATGTTCTCCGGCGGTCAGCGTCAACGTATTGCGATTGCTCGCGGACTGATGCTTGATCCGGATGTGGTGATTGCCGATGAGCCGGTCTCTGCGCTTGATGTTTCTGTTCGTGCACAGGTTCTGAACCTGATGATGGACTTACAGCAGGAACTGGGGCTGTCGTATGTGTTTATTTCACATGATCTGTCAGTGGTGGAGCACATTGCTGATGAAGTGATGGTGATGTATTTAGGTCGCTGTGTGGAGAAGGGGACCAAAGACCAGATCTTTAATAATCCTCGTCATCCGTACACCCAGGCACTACTGTCTGCGACACCGCGTTTGAATCCGGATGATCGTCGCGAGCGCATTAAATTGACGGGCGAGCTACCAAGCCCGCTGAATCCGCCTCCGGGATGTGCCTTCAACGCCCGTTGTCGTCGTCGCTTTGGGCCTTGCACGCAGTTGCAGCCGCAGTTGAAAGATT
This sequence is a window from Enterobacter sp. RHBSTW-00994. Protein-coding genes within it:
- the dppD gene encoding dipeptide ABC transporter ATP-binding protein produces the protein MALLNVDKLSVHFGDEGTPFRAVDRISYSVNQGEVVGIVGESGSGKSVSSLAIMGLIDYPGRVMAESLAFDGQDLQRISEKQRRQLVGAEVAMIFQDPMTSLNPCYTVGFQIMEAIKVHQGGNKKTRRQRAIDLLTQVGIPDPGSRLDVYPHQLSGGMSQRVMIAMAIACRPKLLIADEPTTALDVTIQAQIIELLLELQQKENMALVLITHDLALVAEAAHKIIVMYAGQVVETGAANDIFRAPRHPYTQALLRALPEFAQDKARLASLPGVVPGKYDRPEGCLLNPRCPYATDKCRSVEPELALLGDGRQSKCHYPLDDAGRPTL
- the dppF gene encoding dipeptide ABC transporter ATP-binding subunit DppF — encoded protein: MSTQQAAAQQLLLQAIDLKKHYPVKKGPFSPERLVKALDGVSFTLERGKTLAVVGESGCGKSTLGRLLTMIETPTGGELYYQGQDLLKHDPHAQKLRRQKIQIVFQNPYGSLNPRKKVGQILEEPLLINTSLSKEQRREKALAMMAKVGLKTEHYDRYPHMFSGGQRQRIAIARGLMLDPDVVIADEPVSALDVSVRAQVLNLMMDLQQELGLSYVFISHDLSVVEHIADEVMVMYLGRCVEKGTKDQIFNNPRHPYTQALLSATPRLNPDDRRERIKLTGELPSPLNPPPGCAFNARCRRRFGPCTQLQPQLKDYGGQLVACFAVDQDENGEKPHV